The Lolium perenne isolate Kyuss_39 chromosome 6, Kyuss_2.0, whole genome shotgun sequence genome segment CCACCACAACAAAGGGAAGGGACATTTATCATACGGAGTACACTGTTATGAGTTCGTCATTTGTACCGTATATCTCGATTCTGGACTTTGCGTAAAAGCTGTATATGGCCATCACTGAACTTTGTAGGTTCTTTGCTGGTTTATGGGGGCCACTAAGTGCTACCTCTGGCCcgctcatctcccccccccccctctctctctcacctcGCTACAGTAGTTGGGAGAGGTTACCGCCGGACCAAGACCCTCACCGGCGGCGATGCCGTCCAGGGGAGTGGTTGAGGCGAGGCTCCAGCCTTCATAGTGTATATAGTAGAGCTAGGTGTAGTGGTCCCATAGTGGCGTCTTGGAGTAGGTCAAAAGTTCTTCTCCGTCAGATCTGGTGCATCCTGTTGTTGGGTGGTGCGGCGGCGCGGCTTCGGTGGCGAGGGCAGTGGCTGGCGCGTGACCTCGGCTCAGGCCTCTCAGCAAATAAGATGGGTGGGAGCTCGTGTTTCCTGATGCGGTGGCGCAGCGTTGGGGAGCAGACCCTGATGGTTCTCTGTTCGTGTACGAGGTGGGCAATGAGCAGCGCGACCTCGGCGAATAAGCGCTGGCTCCGGCAGCTTGAGCTCCTTTTTCTCTTTGGTGTCCTCTTGGCCGGCCGTGGCGACGAGGGAGAGGGCACCGACAGCGACAGAGAAGCCTCGGCGGCCAGCGAGAATCATGCTGCAGTTATGAGCTGTTTCACGGATGGTCATCAATCTTAGATGCCCAAGGATGGCATCAGTTGATGCCAGCGAGGCGTCTCAGCAACCTCCTTCGGAGGCCCGTTTCTGATGATGCGGTGGCGACGCTTCACGCCTGCTTCTTCTTAAGTGGTCATGTTCCCGGCGAGGAAGATGGCAGCCGCCGGCGCAGTTCATCCCCTAGCGGCGATCGCATTCATGCAAGTTCCTTAGAGGTCATCTGTGCAAAATCCAGGGACTTATTTGTAATTTTTTAATTGTGACCCTCTAGTAACTTGTACCACCGCTTTGACTAATGCAGCATAGTCTAGGTCCTTCGGGATCTTGcctcttcaaaaaaaaaaaaacacttcgCCACAAATCAAGAGCAGTACTTAGGTAAGCCCCTGTGGACAGTAACCGGAAACATTCAGCACATTTGCTGGTGATCACAGCCTTGGAAGGCCACAATATTTCTCAATGTCCAAATCCAGGAAGTTCCTATGAAAGAGAAGTTCTTCCCACACCGTGGGCCTACAAGTTAAAATATGTAAAATGAACTTGTGTTAACTGCGGCAGAACTCACCAAGTCTGCTACTCATTTGACAGGTTGGATCGCATCACTGACAAACCGTGTCGTCATTTTTTTTGCACAAATTCATCATGATCCAACCCCAATCAAGTTTGGGTCAAGTGTGTCGCATGATGGATGTCCTAGGATACATATGTGCACACAATTTACAGAAGAAACGAATaaacgagaatattttcttaataaagGTGGCGATGAGGAATGCTCAAacatacacacacatgcacaaaaCCATACATCACTCCTTCCTCGAGCTGGTTATTCATTTATTTATCGGCGATCACATCCACACATGCATAGATCGAGGAATCGCAGTCACGCGGTCTCACTCCGCCGCGAGCCCAGCCGAGGCCGAGAGCCCGACGTTGAACGACTTCTGGTTGTTGCAGTCGAGGTTGTTCCCGTAGCCGACGCCGAGGATGTCGCAGTAGCGCTTGTAGAAACCGATGCGGTCGACCACCCGGGGGTCCTGCCCGATGCCGCACTCCAGCCCGCCGTTGATGACGTTGGTGATCACGCCGTAGCCGGGCACCCGACCGGCCGCACTGTCCCTGGCCGTCGGCGTCCACCGCCCCGTGATCACGTCATGGCAGGATGGCTTGTTTGACTGTGTCGTCATCCAGAACCAAAGCGCCGTCTTGAACGACACCGTCGGGTCCGTCGCCACCAGGTCTGGGTTGTTCAGCAGGTCCACCCCGATCGCGCGCCCCGCCGGCCCGTAGTTGTAGTTGCTGGAAGCAAGAAACACGTGCATGCTCAAAATCCAAGCCAACAGATGAACAGACACGAAGGGAGTGTATAGTTTTATGCTTGCTTACTAGGAGAGCTGGATGGGGCCGCGGCCGTAGTACTTCTTGCCGGGAGCGCACGGCCAGTCCCCAGAAGGTTCGCAGTAGCTCCCTGGCGAGCCCTGCTCCTGCTTGAAGCAGTAGCCCCAGGAGTAGGGGCCGTCGGGGGCTGTGGCCCACCCGCCGGTGGTCTCGTGGGAGGTCTGGCCAAAGAAGGCCGCCACCTCCCGCTTCCGCGTCTCTGTGCTCCCTGTGGTGCCGAAGGCCGGGAACGCGCCAGCGGCGGCCACAAAGGCATCGTACGTGAAGAACCCACGGGCGAGGCATGCCCCGTCGTTGCGGTGGAGGAGGAACCGTTCGAAAAGGTCCCTGGATATGATGGACGCAACTCCCTGGCCGCCGGGGCCAGGGCTCGGGCCGCAGCCGCTGCACTGGCTCTGGCAGCCGGCGCCGCAGTAGTCAGAGGTGCTGCCACAGTACCCGAAGCGGCTGCAGCAGAGGCAGTTGCCGCATGTCGCGCCGCCGGCCTGCGAGCCGCACTGCTGGGCCGTGGCCAGCGCCGCTGCCGCCAGGAGGACGGCCAGGATGGCCGCCACACTCGGGCCTCTCATTGCTGACATTGTCTGCTGCCAGATGAATGAATCAAGGCGCCAAGTGCCACCATTTTATAGAACAATTTAGGCCTGCAGCTGGCCAGAAGAAGTTTCGTCCCTCATCCTCTTCATTACTTCAAAGGACCATGCATGTCTCTTCAGAAGAAGTTTCGTCCCTATCTTCTTCATTACTGCACAAGTCCATGTCATCCCCCCATAAGTAGCTGAAATGGACCAAAAATTGATCGCTCAACCACATTTGGTAGATGAATTAGTCAATGTGTGATGAAGATGCTGATGAGATATTATCCCGTTACTAAAAACGAATTTAAAACGAATATTCGACAACTTTCTGTTGTGTTTTGAAACTTAATCTGTTGCATTTTATGGGTTTTACTAGTTTCCGGTAACATCACCCCGTGCCCTTGTACCTTAAAGAACAAAAGTCATTTCTGAAACCGTCCACAGAATGAATATATTTAGGCAGCTGTAGATAATCAAAAAACAAAGATGACAGGACATAGGATGATTTTGACCTCCTGTTAATAGAACAGTGAAATACACACCTTCTACTTTGGACTCCCTTGCTGTCTTTCATGATTTCACCATGTAAAAGTTCACTTGAATAGCACGAAAAGAAGCATAGCTTTTGCTACCGACAGATGCAATGCTGCACAAAACATTAGGAGAAAATCTTTCAAACGTATCAAATCTTGGATCAACATGTTTTATGTAGAACACTAACAAAGCTATGTATCCTATTCTTACGTGAATTTTTTGTGTTCATTCTTGATCAACCTTTCCAATCGCCTCAAGTATAGATGAATATGTAATAAGGTCATACTCAAATCCCAGGACGTTCATCTCTTTCATCAACTTAGCTGCCTCCTCAAACATGCCTGCGTGACTCAAGGCACCAAGAACAGTATTATATGACACTGCATCTGGTTTTATTGCAGACTGCTTCATGTTAGAAAGCATCTCCATTGCACGATGAGGACCTCCTGTTTTTGACAGTCCATTCAGGATAATATTGTATGAATTTATATCAGGAATACACCCATGCTCTTGCATTCTTCTCATTGTAGTAAGAGCTTCATCAAGCATGCCTGCTCTTGCTAACCCAGCCATGAGAGCGTTGTAAGCATAAACATTAGGAGTGCATCCAAGTTTGTTCATCTCATCAAAAAGATCTACAGCATCATCAAGCCGTCCAGCTTTCCCCAAGTGTTTTATCATCACTGCATACACTCGAGCACTGGAGGAGCCACAATTTTCTTTTAGTTCCTGAAATAGCTCGCGCGCAAGATCATACCGTTTAGCTCTTCCAAGAGCATCAATCAGGCTGCAATATGCCGCTGGACATGGAGGGAAGCCCTTTTCGTCCATCTCCTCCAGTAGCATCATAGCCTTCTCTGTCCTGTTGGTTTTGCAGAATCCATCGATCAAAATTGAGTAGGTGAATGGACTAGGGGAGATTCCACTTGCCTTCATTCTCTCAAACCATGATGAAATCTCAGAAAGACGAGATTTAGATTCAAAAAGCGCTTTTATTATAGTGTTGTATGTGACCACGCTAGGAACACACCGCAATGTTCCCATCTCCTCAAATAACTGGATAGCATCATCCAGACGACCAGCCTTGCCCAAGAAATTTATCATATTATTCACAACAACTGTGTCAGGCCTGCAGCCTTCTCGCCGCATTTCATGGAAGAAGTTACATGCTTCATCGAATCTCCCGGCTTTACCAAGTCCCCTGATTAACTCAGTGTAAGTGAATACATCTGGTTGGCAGTACTGGTGTCTCATCTCTTCAAACAAACGCAATGCTCCATGAACATTGTTCGATTTAAAGAACAAAGCTATTAACATGGTATATATCTTAGCAGTTGGCTGCATCCCGTTGTCCTTCATCTCATCCAACAACCGAATCGCCGAGTCCTGGCGACCAAGCTTGCAGAAAGCAGAGATGAGCGCACTGTAAGTCACGGTGTCCGGGAAGCAATGCCCCTCGCTGCTCATCTCATTGTAAAGCTCATGCACTTTCTCGTACTGCCCCTCATGCATCAACATGATTATCATGCTATTGTACGCCTGCGAAGTCGGCTGACACTTGCGTGCCTTGATCTGGTAGAAGATGGCAACTGCCTTGCCTATCATCTTGGCATAACCCAGCATCCGGATGATGTCTGACAGCTCCACGGGGGTGACAACACACACAGGATTCCGCACCATTTCCTGGATCATCTTCCACATTTCACCATACTGCTCCACACCCTCCAAGCAGCGTATCAGCGCCATGTAGGTGGACGTGTCGTGCTCGTaactcctcttcttcgccgcccaTCTGAAGAACTGCATCTTCACGTTAACCCCGACATCGGTCCTCATAACCTCCCGCACCAGCCAGTGATCGACTTTCATCATGAGCACCTCCAGCGCCTTCTCGGCGTCAGGGCCCCACTTGAATATCTTGAGGATCCTGATGAACCGCTCATCCATGACTCGCACGGATCGCGTGTACCTCCGCTCACCGGTTGTTGCTGCTACCGCCTCCTCGCCCCGAGGAACCGGGGGCCGGAACATCTGAACAATCTCGTTTTCTGTCGTGCGGCAAGCCGAGattttcaaacaaaataaaaagaaggcaTTAGTATAATAGACATGTCAATGTCAGAGTCAGACAGCATGACGTGCTCACAACACTGAATACAGCTACGGAGTGCAACTCGCATGGGGACGGACTAATCTTAGATCAAATCCGGAATGTAATACACTACATTTGTGAACACAGTTTGCAGGGAAATGATTTATTCTACCTGGAAAGTTCTACAGATACAGGCGAGTAGATCATAACAAGGCAATTTCCCTATTTCATCCGTAAATCTCAACGAACAGGGTTTCACTAAGTCAGCAGTGTAACTAAAGGATGAAATATAGGCGGAAAGAAAATATGCAGGTCACCTGTCTGCTTTACCCTCCACGCGAGTTGCGGCGACGATGAGATGCCCCGGACGGCGAGGAGGCGCGCCATCTCCGGCCGCCGGCGGGCTGCTGTGCGGCGGGCGGAGGAAGAGGAGTGGGGAGGACGATGGGGGCAGGCAGAGGGGTTACGCGCACGCAGTCACTGCCACGTGGGccctgcgggatgtaagtggagtcGGATTTGGGCCGTGGGCTGGAGCCCAACCCGGAAACAAATACGCGAGGGTTTAAGGGCGAAAACAAATCGCGACGCCTATTCGTCCTGTCCTCCTCTCCGACCTCGCCTGCGACCGAGACGAGGTTCACTTCCTCCCGTCGCCGCCGTCGACTCCCTCATCGGCCGCCGCGATGCCTCGGTGAGTGCTTGCCTCTTTTAGCGTAGGGTGCGGCGGCGGTAGCTTGTGTGGGGCGGGGGCGGGGGCTGGGGCTGTACGGAAGCGGCATGCTGATCTGAAACCCTAGCTTAGGCGCCCGACGGTTGCTTGTGTAGATTTCTGCTGCGGCAGCGCATGTTGGAACCGCGAGGAACCGGTGGGAAGGGGATTTTGTAATGAGGGGAAAGCTAGAGGATGCGCCAATTCCTACGTTTTGGGGTCGGGGCGAGCCCCTTACTCCACGATTGGAGAGGATGGCAGTGCGATTTTACGATTTTAACACTTTGGTCGCGTAGCTAGGTAGATAGATTCGTGCTATGGTAGGAATTTGGGGGCTTAGCGTAGAGAATCGGTCGAGCAAAAGTCTTGTCCTGCTTGCTCAGTGCGTCGATGGTTTTGTACTTCCTGCCATGACCTGGTGCTCTGTTCGTGAATTGGTTACTCTGCTTTACTCTGTTGTTTATCTTTTCGCTTCAGTTGACACCCCCTCGTTCTTTGCTTGCAGGTATTACTGCGATTACTGCGACACATACCTCACCCATGACTCGGTTAGTGTTTCCTTCTATCCACTATCTGTAAATGCTACACAATAAACAAGATTATATGGGTTTTTTTTAAACGTATTTTGATTCCATATGATTATGTGCAGCTGTATGTTCTTAGCCTAGTTGGCACTAGTGTTGCTATGTCAGGCATATGATAAAGATTAGCTTTGCCGAGCATCTACACTTTCTGTGTACTTGCAGGATATTGTGTTATACTCATGTACATTTCTCAAGAAATACGTGCCACTTAGAAATCCCAGGTTATTTTGTTTACAGATGTAGTCTTTGAGATAATTTATGTTCAGTTAAGACTGCAAGGAGAGAGACTTGGTGACCATGTTTTTATAGCTGGAACATAAATTGTGCAATAGGTGGTCATCTATTGATGTATAAGCTTCAAATAATGTGCACTAATATATGTGAAATTTAAGATTGTGTGTGCATTTGAGTGCAGTGAGATGTTCTCAAAATACAAGCCATCACTGGTTTCGTTTATTCAGTTGGTTAACTTTTTTATTTATGATACAATGAAATGCCATACACTGGCATCTACATATTTTCTTTCATAAACTCTTGAATCCGGTAGTGCACTTTGAACATTTTCGCCCTTTGCTATGATTTGTTCTGTTCTTTTATATATCTTTGAGTTAACTACTTCTCAAAAATGGTGCAGCCGTCTGTCCGTAAGCAACACAACGCTGGATACAAACATAAGGTATTCATCTTTTTTATCTTCATAGTTCTAGTTTATTCCTGTTTCTGTAATTTTACTCATGTGAATGTTCTTTAGGCAAATGTTCGAAGCTACTATCAGCAATTTGAGGAGCAGCAAACTCAAAGTTTGATTGATCAAAGGATTAAAGAGCATCTTGGACAAGCGGCAGCATTCCAAGTCGGTGCTCCATTCAACCAACATATGATGCAATTTCCTGGAAATATGCCCCGTCCCCGCCTTCCGATTCTGCCCACACCTATGATGCCACAAGGTTATATGCAACAACCTGGTGTACCATTTGCAGGAGTTAGGCCTCCTATTTTACcagctcctcctggtcctcctggTCCTCAAGGTAAACATCAATACTGTTTTCATCTTTCTTTGTGTATCTCTGATCACACATTTTGTTTAAATTGTACAGTTCATAACTTTTGTAATCTGAGCTACTGCTCTTTAACTTGATAACTCGATACTCCCTCTGTCACAAAATAGGTGGAGTATAAACTGAGTCAAAAAGTCAATGCTTTCTAAGTTTGACCAAACATAAATACAAAGTTATGAAGATGTACAATGTCAAATCAATATCAGTACATCCACCATAAGATATATTCATAATGTATTTGTTTGACATTTTAGTTAATATCCCCTTCTATTTATTTGGCCAAACATAGAAATGATTGACTTTTTGACTAACTTTATATGCCACCTATTTCCGGACGGAGGGAGTAACCTATATTGCTCCTGCATATGCTTTTTCTTTGTCATAGCTTTGGCCATAGTTGAGATAGAAATGACCAGTTTAAGCTGAAACTAACTGATGTTAACCGTCATGGATACTCACTATTTGCactgaaacaaacaaacaaacaaaaatgtGGAACATTTTCTAAAAGTATCCTAAAAATTAGATGCCTGGTTCAAATGTTTCTTTTTCTATTGTCAAATCATGAAATCTGTGATTTTTTTGGCAGTATATAGCTTAATTTGAGAATCTGTTAGTGTCTTAAGTTTATGTTAGAATAGTGTGGCATTTTTTAT includes the following:
- the LOC127344926 gene encoding pentatricopeptide repeat-containing protein At3g16010; translation: MARLLAVRGISSSPQLAWRVKQTENEIVQMFRPPVPRGEEAVAATTGERRYTRSVRVMDERFIRILKIFKWGPDAEKALEVLMMKVDHWLVREVMRTDVGVNVKMQFFRWAAKKRSYEHDTSTYMALIRCLEGVEQYGEMWKMIQEMVRNPVCVVTPVELSDIIRMLGYAKMIGKAVAIFYQIKARKCQPTSQAYNSMIIMLMHEGQYEKVHELYNEMSSEGHCFPDTVTYSALISAFCKLGRQDSAIRLLDEMKDNGMQPTAKIYTMLIALFFKSNNVHGALRLFEEMRHQYCQPDVFTYTELIRGLGKAGRFDEACNFFHEMRREGCRPDTVVVNNMINFLGKAGRLDDAIQLFEEMGTLRCVPSVVTYNTIIKALFESKSRLSEISSWFERMKASGISPSPFTYSILIDGFCKTNRTEKAMMLLEEMDEKGFPPCPAAYCSLIDALGRAKRYDLARELFQELKENCGSSSARVYAVMIKHLGKAGRLDDAVDLFDEMNKLGCTPNVYAYNALMAGLARAGMLDEALTTMRRMQEHGCIPDINSYNIILNGLSKTGGPHRAMEMLSNMKQSAIKPDAVSYNTVLGALSHAGMFEEAAKLMKEMNVLGFEYDLITYSSILEAIGKVDQE
- the LOC127344927 gene encoding basic endochitinase A, whose protein sequence is MSAMRGPSVAAILAVLLAAAALATAQQCGSQAGGATCGNCLCCSRFGYCGSTSDYCGAGCQSQCSGCGPSPGPGGQGVASIISRDLFERFLLHRNDGACLARGFFTYDAFVAAAGAFPAFGTTGSTETRKREVAAFFGQTSHETTGGWATAPDGPYSWGYCFKQEQGSPGSYCEPSGDWPCAPGKKYYGRGPIQLSYNYNYGPAGRAIGVDLLNNPDLVATDPTVSFKTALWFWMTTQSNKPSCHDVITGRWTPTARDSAAGRVPGYGVITNVINGGLECGIGQDPRVVDRIGFYKRYCDILGVGYGNNLDCNNQKSFNVGLSASAGLAAE
- the LOC127344928 gene encoding U1 small nuclear ribonucleoprotein C-1, coding for MPRYYCDYCDTYLTHDSPSVRKQHNAGYKHKANVRSYYQQFEEQQTQSLIDQRIKEHLGQAAAFQVGAPFNQHMMQFPGNMPRPRLPILPTPMMPQGYMQQPGVPFAGVRPPILPAPPGPPGPQGYPGGPPMQQMPQQGGPPGSMPMQMAPLPRPPTLPPPTSGAPGAPMSNSAAPPGPPPMYQPNQPPSAGPASGPPAPAAPPQATFSYAQPSEGNH